The DNA segment ATCTGTCAAGCATCCGCGACGTTCTGGAAAACCAGAAGACCACGTCCGAAGGCCTGTCTTCCAAAGAGGCCGAAAGCCGGCTTCAGAAATACGGGAAAAACCGGCTGGCCGAAGGGAAAAAGGAGTCCCTTTTTAAGCGTTTCCTGGATGAGCTGGCCGATCCGATGATCCTGATTCTCCTGGCCGCCGCCGTCATTTCCGGCATCACCGCATATTTTGAGGGCGAGTCCTTTGCCGACGTCATCATCATCCTGCTTGTCGTCGTCATCAACGCCGTTTTGGGCGTCGTCCAGGAAAGCAAGGCTGAGGCGGCCATCGCCGCGCTCCAGGAAATTGCCGCTGCCACCAGCAAGGTTCTAAGGGACGGAAAGACCGTGATTTTAAAAAGTGAGGAGCTGGTGCCCGGCGACATCGTCCTTCTGGAAGCCGGAGATTCCGTGCCGGCCGACGGCCGCATCATCGAAAGCGCCAGCATGAAAATCGAGGAAGCCGCCCTCACCGGCGAGTCTGTGCCTGTTGGGAAAATCGCTGACCTTTTGAACCTTAACGGAGAAAAGGATGTGGCGCTCGGCGACCGGAAAAATATGATGTACATGGGCTCCACTGTCGTCTATGGCCGCGGGAAGGCCGTCGTCACCCAGACCGGCATGGATACGGAGATGGGAAAAATCGCTGATGCCCTTGCAAAAGCCCAGGACGAGGAAACGCCGCTTCAGCTAAAATTGAACCAGTTAAGCAAACTCCTCACCGTGCTTGTCCTCGGCATCTGTGCCGTCATCTTTGCTGTCGGCCTCTTCCGCGCCCAGGCAGGCCCCGAAGGGATCACCGGCGGCACCATCTTAAATACGTTCATGGTGGCCGTCTCCCTGGCTGTGGCCGCCATCCCGGAAGGCCTCGCCGCCGTTGTCACCATCGTGCTCTCCATCGGCGTCACCAACATGTCCAGGCGGAACGCCATCATAAGAAAGCTGACGGCTGTGGAAACCCTGGGCTGCACCCAGATTATCTGTTCCGACAAAACCGGAACTCTGACCCAGAACCGGATGACTGTCACTGCCCACTCCTGCTCTGACCAGAAACGCCTCATGACAGCCATGGCCCTCTGTTCTGATGCAGAATTTGACGGGGAAGCCGGGTATGCCGTGGGCGAACCGACAGAATGCGCCCTTGTAAACGATGCGGAAAAGAATGGCCTGCCGAAAAAGGAACTTTCAAGAGAATACGTCCGCGTGGCCGAAGCGCCTTTTGATTCCATGCGGAAAATGATGTCCACGGTTCATAAAATGCCTGACGGTAATTTCATCCAGTTTACGAAAGGTGCTCCTGACGAAGTCTTAAAACGGTGTACGATGGCCCTTGTGGACGGAAAAACCGTCCCCATGACCGAGGAAATCCGAAATGCGGCTTTAAAGGACAACAAAGACATGGCTGACCGTGCCCTGCGCGTCCTCTGCGCCGCCCAGAGGGAATGGGACTCCCTTCCTTCCAATCCCTCTCCGGAGACGCTGGAATGCGGCCTCACGTATCTCGGCCTCTCCGGCATGATTGACCCGGTGCGCCCGGAAGTAAAAGCCGCCATCGGCGAATGCCGGCGCGCCGGGATCCGCCCCATCATGATTACCGGCGACCATAAAGACACGGCCGCCGCCATCGCTATGGAACTCGGTATCATTCACGATCCGTCCCAGGCCATCACCGGCGCCATGCTAAACGAAATGGACGATGAGCAGTTTTATAACGACATCGAACGCTATTCCGTCTACGCCCGTGTCCAGCCGGAACACAAGGTACGCATCGTAAATGCCTGGAAGAAGAAGGGCATGATTACGGCCATGACCGGAGACGGCGTCAACGACGCACCGTCCATCAAAAGTGCCGACATCGGCATCGGCATGGGAATCACCGGCACCGATGTGACGAAAAATGTGGCTGACATGGTGTTAGCCGATGACAATTTCGCCACCATCGTCTCTGCCGTTGAGGAAGGGCGCCGGATCTACGCCAACATCCGCAAGGCCATCCAGTTCCTTCTGGCCTCCAACCTGGCCGAGGTGCTCTCCATCTTCTTTGCGACGCTCATCGGGTTCACGATTTTAAAGCCGGTGCATCTTCTGTGGATCAACCTGATTACCGACTGCTTCCCGGCTCTGGCCCTGGGCATGGAAAAGCCGGAATCCGACATCATGGATCAGCCGCCGAGAGACCCGAAGGAGGGGATTTTTGCCGGCGGCATGGGCTTTGACGTGTTCTTCCAGGGCGCCGTTGTCACCGTCCTCGTCATGGCGTCTTACCTGCTGGGGCACTATATGGAAAGCGGCGTCTGGGAATTTGTGGACAGTCCCGACGGCACGACCATGGCCTTCCTTACGCTGTCCATGGTGGAAATCTGCCATTCCCTCAACATGAGAAGCCGCCGCGGTTCGCTCTTTGCCATGAAGACCAGGAACGTCTTTCTCTACGGCGCCATGGCCGTCTCCCTGGTGCTGACGACAGCCGTCATCGAAATCCCGTTCCTTGCGAACGCCTTCTCCTTCACGCCCATTGACCTGAAGGAATATCTCGCAGCGCTGCTTCTCGCCGTCCTGATTATTCCGATTATGGAGATTGTGAAGTTTGTGCAGAGAAAAATGGGGAAATAGATTCTAAACATGCGCGCCACCCGGCAAGGAGCAAAAGCCCTCCTGCCGGGCGGCGCAATTCTTTCTGTTTTCTATTGTTTGAGGCTGCCGGGCTCTGCTTCCTGTTTTTCGTCACTGTAAAACAGGAGAACTTTGCCGCGGCTTTTCGCGTATTCGATTTCCTTCATTGTGGATTCGCCGATATAGCCGTCCACGTCCATGATATATACCACGTCGCTCAGGTCGATCTTTTTGAAATGCGCCTTTGAAAGGTTGTCACACATCTCCGGCGAAAGTTCCAAATGGTCTTCATTATACATGCAGGATAAAACATTGTATCCACGAATTGCTGCCAGCTCGAAAGCCATCCTTTTCATTTCATCCGAGAAACGCAGGCTTCCGCAGATTGTCAGGATTTTCATGCGGTGTGCCTTCCCTCAAATCTGTCGGCAACTTTTTTAACCCACTCCCGGATGGGAAGATGCTGCGGACACATTTTTTCACATCGCCCACACTCGATACAATCGCCTGCTTTTCCAAACTGCTCTGAAAAATGGCTATACAGCATTGTTTGAGCAGTCCACGCCTTTGTTGCAAGCTCCTGCATATCCGCATTGTAGAGAGCAAAGTATTTTGGTATTGCTATGTTTTTCGGACATTTGTTGATACAATAGGCACAGCCTGTACAAGGTATGGCAATGCTGCTATTGATGATGTCTGCCGCTTTTTGAACCAGCGCATATTCTTCCTCTGCAAACGGTGTGAAGTTTTCCATATAAGACAGGTTATCTTTGACCTGTTCCAGATTACTCATACCACTCAAAACCAACATCACATTTTCATGGCTTGCCGCAAAGCGGATGGCCCATGAAGCAGCAGACAGATCGGGACGATAGGCTCGGAACAGATTTTCTGCTTCCTGCGGGATATTGGCAAGTGTCCCGCCTTTAACAGGCTCCATGACAATAACGGGCGTCCCATGCCTTTTTGCAGTTTCATAACATTTGCGCGCTTGGATTGTGTCGTTTTCCCAGTCAAGATAATTCAGTTGTATTTGGACGAAATCCACTTCCGGGTGTTCTGTCAAAATCCCGTCCAGAACATCTGCGGTATCATGGAATGAAAATCCGATATGCTTTACAAGACCGGCCTTTTTCTTCTCGGCAAGGAACTCAAAAACATGGGTATCTTCTGCTGTCTTGCGGCGGTTGCCGCCCATATCATGAATTAGGTAGTAGTCGAAGTAGTCAACGCCGCACCGCGCAAGCTGCGTTGTGAAATATTCCTCCAGCTCGCTCTCTTCGCGGATAAGAACAAGGGGCATTTTATCTGCAAGCAGAAAAGCAGAACGGGGATAACGATCTGTAAGGCACTCTTTCACGGCGGCTTCCGATTGCCCGTTGTGATAAAACCACGCCGTATCAAAATATTGAAATCCTTTTTCAAGAAACAGGTCAATCATATCACATAGCTGTTTCTTATCCGGCTGTGCAAAATCGTCGTTTACAAGCGGCAGGCGCATAAGCCCAAAACCTAATTTTTTCATGTGCTTTCCTCCATTCTGAAATGCTTAAATCCCTTTGATTTTGGATATACATGTGGCGGTATATTTCTCCCAGAGGTCTGTCATAATCTGCTGTTCCGGCTCTGTCAAAGAAGCAAAAGTTTCTAATTCTGCCTTTTCAATATGGGAAACGACTTGCCCTTGAAATAGCCGTCCCTTTTTCGTCAACATGATAGAACGGGCGCGTCTGTCGTCGGGATTTTCCACTAATGTTATATATCCTTTCTTCTCAAAAGAGAGGATTACTTTGTTGACTGTCTGTTTTGGAAAATACAGCGTGTCACATATTTCCTTTTGCGTCGTCCCGTCGTCAATCAACTGTAAGACAAACATGGAAATATAGGTCAAATCATGTTCCTTTGCATACTCCTCATATACATGGTTTAATCTCTGCCATGCAAGATAGAAGCGTTTTAAGTTTTTGGGTCTGTTTAATTCTTTCATCGTATAGTCCCCTTTTAGACCATTATAGCAGAAAGTAAATCAGAAAATCAATCCCTGGCTCGTCTTTGATATTGGCATTTTTCATCCTCTGTCCATGTTAAGTCATAGGAAAAGTTTTTGAAAAAACTTCTCACATGATATTGAATGAGGGGACACACAAGGATTTGGGACTATCACATAAAAAGAGCGGGGAAAAATTCTCCCGCCCCATTTCTTCTCTCCTTTTTTACAGCCGTCTCTCAATCAACTCGCACAGCTCATCCATAGTCTCCACAGCATTGATGTCATTTCTCAGAGCCGCCGAATTGGGATAGCCGGCCGTGTACCAGGCCACGTGCTTTCTCATCTCCCGCATGCCGGCAAACTCGCCCTTAAATGAGAGCATCAGCTCACCGTGGCGCAGGATCATGGCTTTGACCTCCTCCTTCGAGGGCTTTTCCGGCAGGATTCCGGTGTCAAGATACTCCCGGATGCGCCCAAAAATCCATGGATTTCCCTTGGCGCCGCGGGCCACCATGATCCCGTCACAGCCGGTTTCCCTTAAAAGACGCTCTGCATCCTCCGGGGAAAACACGTCGCCGTTTCCGATGACCGGGATTTTCACGGCTTCCTTCACTCTCCGGATAATGTCCCAGTCGGCCTTTCCCGAATAATACTGCTCCCTTGTCCTTCCATGGACAGCCACGGCGGAGACGCCGCAGGCCTCGGCGATCTTCGCAATCTCCACCGCATTGACCGAATTATCATCAAAGCCTTTCCGGATTTTCACCGTCACCGGCTTTTTCACGGCCCGCACCATAGCCGAAAGAATCGCCTCCACAAGCTTCGGATTTTTCATTAACGCCGAGCCCTCGCCGTTTTTCACGATCTTTGGCACAGGGCACCCCATGTTCACGTCGATGATATCGTAGGGCCCGTCCTCCAGCTCCGCCGCAATCTGCGCCATAATCTCCGGATCGGAGCCGAAAAGCTGGAGGGATACCGGCCGTTCCTTTTCATGAACCTCCAAAAGCTCCTTCGTATTCCTGTTTTTATAGAGCACTGCCTTTGCGCTCACCATCTCCATGCACACAAGACCGCAGCCCTGCTCCCTGCAAAGGAGCCGGAACGGCAGATCCGTAACGCCGGCCATGGGCGCCAGAATCACGTTGTTTTCCAGCTCCACGTTTCCGATAGCAAGCCTCATGACACAAGAACTCCCTCTACGTTCACATAGCGCCCGTCAGGCGTGTAGGTATTCGTCAGCATGGCTCCGGTGGACTTGTCCATATAATACCAGTTCCCCTGGGTGTTAAACCAGCCGAACACCATAGTTCCGTCGGAATTAAGGAAATAATATTTCCCGTCCTTTAAAAGCCAGCCTGTCTGCATGGCGCCGACACTGTTAAAATAATACCAGCTTCCGTTGACGCGCTGGAACCCCGTGAGCATGGTGCCGTATGGGTCGATCAGGTACGTCGCGCCCCCAAGCTTTGCCCACTGGCTCGAAACATAGTTTCCGTCTTCCTTCTTAAGCTTCCAGCTCCCGTCCGCCTGCTGTTCCCAGGTTCCGGACGTGCAGGGATCCCCGAAAATATAGTAGGTATTCTCCTCAATCTTTAACTGTTCCTGGGCATCGGAGGAGCCGGGGCCGCCGGAATACTGGTCGTCCTCCCAGGAACCGTCGTTTCCTTCCGGGTTTGTCCCCATATCGCCGGGGCCGCCGCCCGTCCAGCCGTTGTCGTAAGCCGGGTTGTTTTCCGGCCGTCCGCCATAGTTGTAATTGTAATTATAGTTATTATAATAGCTGCCGTACGTGTTTTCACTGCACACACAGACGCCGGAGCCGTTAGGCCCCTGGTTTTCCAGGCAGGTACACCTGCCTCCGCCATCCGGCCCGCTAAGTTCACCGCTTCCGTAAGGACAGCCGCAGACAGCCGCAGAGACGGACAGCGCGCTTCCCGCCGTAAAAACCGCCGCCGCAAGAGCCAGACATGCCTTTTTACTCTTCTTCATCCGTAATCCCCTCCAGTTTATCTCCCAGGAATACCACGCGGTAGTACAGTTCCAGCGCCTCCAAAAGCTCCCGCTTTTCCCGCTGGTACTGCCTGATCTTTAATCCGCTGCCGATCTCATCAAATAGATAATCATTCTCATCTGCCTGCACCCGGAACTCCAGCGTCCCATCCGGCTCAAATTCCAGCGTCAGGATTCCGCCCACGTCCTCCGTAAACAGCACGCAGAGAATCTGAAGCTCCTTTTTTATATGCTCCGGCAGCGCCTTAAAGGTTTCGTTAAAATAATATTTCTGCTCGTAAGAATTCGCCCCGCAGAGCACAATCCGTTCTTCATCCATCGTTTCCACCGCCTTTACAGATAGGAAAGGATTTCGTCAATCCGCCCCACATGGATGTCGGCCAGGCTCTGGTCAAAGCCGAACCTGTCATCCTTTAATGCCGCCACCGTCATGCCGGCGCGCTTGGCCGCCTCGATTCCCACCGTGGAATCCTCGATGACGAAGCACTCCTCTTCCGGCACGCCCAGGGTCTTTGCCGTATAGTGGTAAATCTCCGGGTTCGGCTTGCTCTGTTTAAACTGCTTTCCGCTGACAACCAGATCAAAAAACGGGCGCATCCCGGTTTCCTCAATAATCCTGGCAATCAGCTCCGGCCCTGTCGACGATGCCAGTGCCACAAGATAGCCGCGCTTTTTTAATTCCACGGCAGCCGTCATGGCCTCCTGGCGGAAAATTTCTCTATAATTGACGCCGCTGTACACGTCGAGCGCCGAAAACTCATCCCTTAATTCTTCCCATGTCTGGCCATTTGACACCGCCTTTGCCATGACGCTCCAGCTATCTTTACGGCTTAAACCCACCATGGGATTGATCTGTTCCATCGTCACTGCCGGATTTTTCGTCTTCGCAAACGCCAGCAGATACTGGTTGTACACAAATTCGCTGTCCACGATGACGCCGTCCATATCAAATATCACTGCGCGGATTTTTCTCTCTGTCATCCGTATTTCTCCTGTCTCTCATTCTTCTGCCGCCGGCCGGAATTCCCATATACCGGCGGCAGTCTATATTTTAGCGTATTTTCAAGGAATTTGCAAGGACAGGCGCGCCTTTCCTCCTAAGACTGGATGATGACCGTGTTGTAGCCAAGGTTTCTTAACTCCCGTTCCATCCGCACAGCATTGTCAAGCTGTTTAAAAGCGCCGGCCCGCACATAAAACAGCCCGTTTTTTGCCACGAGGAAAGCCGGGAACCCCTGGGCCCGCAGTCTGGAAAGTTCCCGGTCCGCAAACGCCCGCACACGGAAAACGCCGGTCTGCACCATATAAAAGCCCGGCTCCTCACCGGCCTCCATCTGGTCGCGCTGCTCGAAGGTACGGAGAATCCCGTCGGCGATGGCGTCGGCCGTCGCAGCCAGGTTCGCGTCGAAAAATTCATTGTCCCTGTCATTATCGAGAAATCCGGCCTCAATCAGTACAGCCGGCATCCGTGTTTTTCTGAGTACCACAAGCCCCGGCCGCTCCTTTACGCCGAGATCCGTCCATCCCACCGACGCCAGCGCTTCGCCGATATTCCGGCCCAGAAGCCCTGCAAGCCCCTTATCGGAATACACGAGGTTTTCCACTCCTGACGCCGTATTTGGCTCCGGCATGGCATTCAGGTGTATGGAGACAAAAAAGTCCGCGTCCGAGCGGTTTGCGATGTCCGCCTTCTCCTGTGGCGAATCGTAATCGTCCGTCACCCTTGTAAACTCCGCCCGGATCCCCCGGCGCTCCAGGGCACTGCCCAGATCGAAGGCAAGCTGGAGGGCATCGTCCTTCTCCTGCCTTCCGTTATAGACGGCCCCCGGGTCGCTTCCGCCGTGGCCTGCATCAATAATCACTGTTCTCATATGATTCAAAAGGAAGACTCCTTTCTGATTCCCTGTTCTATTTTTAAGATATGTTCCGGCCGACGATTGGTTGAGGAAATTTTATTCAAAAATACGTGCCAGTCATGGAAAAATCTGTTACAATCAAAGAAAGGAACGAATAGTTCCGTATTCTTTACGGAACCATAGGACTGTATCTTGAAAACAGAACGGAAAATCACAGGAAAACAGGAGGTATGCCCATGTTACTGAACGGAAAAACAGCCGTCATCACCGGCGGCACGAGAGGAATCGGCTACGCAGTTGCAAAGAAATATCTGGAAAACGGTGCTCGCGTCGTTTTATTCGGCTCGAAAAAAGAAACGGCCGCTGCCGCCGTGGCTTCCTTAAAAGAAATCAACCCGGACTGGAAGGTCAATGGGATGTGGCCGGATCTGAAAAACCCGGAAGAAATTGCAGATGCCTTAAGACAGGTGCAGGAAACCTGCGGCTCCCTGGATATTTTAGTCAACAATGCAGGAATTTCCCAGAGCACGCCGCTCTATGACTACGATCCCGCCGACTTCCGGAAAATCATGGATCTCAACGTGCTCTCCATCCTCTATGCCTCCCAGGCGGCGGCAAAGCTCATGAAGAAACAGGGCGGCGGCGTCATTATCAACACCAGCTCCATGGTCTCCCTTTACGGCCAGCCGTCCGGCGTTGGCTACCCGGCCAGCAAGTTTGCCGTCAACGGCATCACGAAATCCCTGGCAAGAGAGCTCGGCCGTGACGGGATCCGCGTCAACGCCGTGGCTCCCGGCGTAACGGAGACTGATATGGTAAAAGCTCTCCCGGACGAAATGATTAAACCCCTGATCGCCACAATCCCTCTGGGACGCATCGGGACACCGGAGGACGTCGCCAACGCCTTTTTATTCCTGGCAAGCGACATGGCCGCATATGTGAGCGGTGAAATCCTCTCCGTGGACGGCGCCGCCAGAAGTTAATAAAGGTTCGGAAAGGAGCTGTTTCAAATGATTAAAATCGGTGCCATAACCGTCGGGCAGTCGCCGCGGACAGATCTGACCCCTGAAATGCTGCCGATCCTTGGGGATTCCATTTCCCTAATTCAAATGGGCGGCCTGGACGGGCTTACGCGGAAAGAAATCGAGGCCTTCGTTCCGGCCGCAGACGATCACGTGCTCGTCTCCCGGCTCACGGACGGAAGCTCCGTAACCTTCGGCGAATCCCACATCCTTTCAAGGCTCCAGGACTGTATCGGCGCCCTGGAAAACGACGGCGTCTCCATGATTGTCTTTTTATGCACCGGAGAATTTCCGGAGAACTTTCGCTCAAAAGTTCCGTTAATCTTTCCGAACCGGATCCTGACTGCCATGGTGCCTGCCGTCTATCCCGGCTGCCGGCTGGGAGTGCTGACACCGTCGCCGGCACAGATCTGCCAGATGACGGAAAAATGGTCGCAGGTCACGAGCCGCGTTTTCGTGGCGGCCGCCTCCCCTTATGAGGGGCTCTCAGGCGTCGAGACGGCCGCCAGAACACTTCCGGAGGAGGCAGATCTCATCGTCCTCGACTGCATCGGCTACACGGAAGAAATGAAAGCGCTGGTACAGTCTGTCACAAAAAGGCCGGTTCTCCTGCCGCGGACGCTGGTCGCCCATGTTTTAAAGGCGCTTGCCTGAAGCGGCTGACGGTCAGGCCGACGAATAAAACCTGCCGGAAAAGGTTGTGAAAAACCCTCTCCGGCAGGTCTCTTTTTTAATACAAATGCGGCTCCACATCCGCCGGAATCAGGCACTCATACTTCTGCCCCTTCATCCGCTTGTCAAATTCTTCACGCGCCTTCGTTAAAAGCTCCGGCTTCTCCGTCAGCGTCACCGCCGCGTCGGCCAGCACCCTGGCAGCCGTCAGGCAGCCCTTTAAGGCGATGGTGGATTTTCCCTGGCCTGTCCACTGCCAGCTGTGGGCGCCTGCGCCGTAGCTGTAACAGTTCACGCGGATCTGCGCCGTCGGCACAACCCAGCTCACATCGCCCACATCCGTGGAGCCAGGCGCGCACTCTTCCGAATGGATCCTGTCCACGAACATATCGCAGAGCTCCGATTCCATGATATTGTCCTTGAGAGCCATAATGTCCTTCACGGCAATGGGAAGGTCGGCAAACAGCTCTTCTTCATCGAAAGACGCCTTAAATTTTCCGGCGTACTCCCGCTCTTCCTTCGTGTATTCCGGGATTCCGACCTTTAAATAGGACTCACGCAAAACATCCTCCAAGGCAAAGTTCGGCATGGTATCATAAAGCCCCTCGTCAAAGATGATATCCACGGTCGTTCCCGTAATCAGGGCAGCGCCGCGGGCCACATCGCAGACACGCTCATAGAGCTTTTTCACCTTCTTTGCGCTGGTGGAGCGGATTAAGTATTTCACCCTGGCTTCCGCCTGCACCACGTTGGGGGACTGGCCGCCGCTGTTGATAATCGCATAATGCACCCGCTCTGCCGGCTCCATGTGCTCTCTTAGGTAGTTGGATCCCACGTCCATGATCTCCACCGCGTCCAGGGCGCTCCGGCCCAAGTGCGGCGCCGCCGCTGCGTGGCTGGATACGCCGTGGAAGTCGAAAAATGCCTGGATGCAGGCCTGGCTGGAGCCAGTGTCCACCATGTGATAATTGCTGGGATGCCAGGTGAGGGCCGCGTCTGCATCATCGAAAAAGCCGGAACGCGCCAGATAGGCTTTTCCGCTTCCGCTCTCCTCCGCCGGGCAGCCGACAATCTTTACGGTTCCCGATACGCCGTGCTCTTTTAAATAATCCCTGTAAAGAAGCGCCGCGCCGATGGCTCCCGTCCCCAGAAGATGATGGCCGCAGCCATGGCCCCGCTCTTCGGAAGATAACGGCGCGTACCGGCACGCATCTGCCTCCTGGCTCATGCCGTGAAGGGCATCGTACTCCGCGAGGAAGCAGATCACCGGCTTTCCTGAGCCGTAAACTCCCACGTATGCCGTGTCCATGCCGGCGATTGGCGTCGTCACCTCAAAGCCCTGCTCCCGCAGAAATTCCACCATCCGCGCACAGGATTTCTTCTCCTCAAATGCCGTCTCCGAATATCCCCAGATATCGCAGAGCAGCGAATAAAGCTCCGAATCGTATGTTTTGCTCATTGTTTTTGTACCCCTTTCTCCTGTCGGCTCCGGCCTGCTGTCCGGACGCAAAACAGATCTGATAGTATTTTATCACGGCCGGCCGCCCGTGTCCATCCCTGCGGCTGCCGAACAGAGGGAAACTTTCCTCTGCATGGCTGCTGCGTCCATGCTCCCGCGCGTCAGACGCCCTT comes from the Eubacteriaceae bacterium Marseille-Q4139 genome and includes:
- a CDS encoding AroM family protein translates to MKIGAITVGQSPRTDLTPEMLPILGDSISLIQMGGLDGLTRKEIEAFVPAADDHVLVSRLTDGSSVTFGESHILSRLQDCIGALENDGVSMIVFLCTGEFPENFRSKVPLIFPNRILTAMVPAVYPGCRLGVLTPSPAQICQMTEKWSQVTSRVFVAAASPYEGLSGVETAARTLPEEADLIVLDCIGYTEEMKALVQSVTKRPVLLPRTLVAHVLKALA
- a CDS encoding MarR family transcriptional regulator, whose amino-acid sequence is MKELNRPKNLKRFYLAWQRLNHVYEEYAKEHDLTYISMFVLQLIDDGTTQKEICDTLYFPKQTVNKVILSFEKKGYITLVENPDDRRARSIMLTKKGRLFQGQVVSHIEKAELETFASLTEPEQQIMTDLWEKYTATCISKIKGI
- a CDS encoding HAD family phosphatase, with the translated sequence MTERKIRAVIFDMDGVIVDSEFVYNQYLLAFAKTKNPAVTMEQINPMVGLSRKDSWSVMAKAVSNGQTWEELRDEFSALDVYSGVNYREIFRQEAMTAAVELKKRGYLVALASSTGPELIARIIEETGMRPFFDLVVSGKQFKQSKPNPEIYHYTAKTLGVPEEECFVIEDSTVGIEAAKRAGMTVAALKDDRFGFDQSLADIHVGRIDEILSYL
- the dusB gene encoding tRNA dihydrouridine synthase DusB, with translation MRLAIGNVELENNVILAPMAGVTDLPFRLLCREQGCGLVCMEMVSAKAVLYKNRNTKELLEVHEKERPVSLQLFGSDPEIMAQIAAELEDGPYDIIDVNMGCPVPKIVKNGEGSALMKNPKLVEAILSAMVRAVKKPVTVKIRKGFDDNSVNAVEIAKIAEACGVSAVAVHGRTREQYYSGKADWDIIRRVKEAVKIPVIGNGDVFSPEDAERLLRETGCDGIMVARGAKGNPWIFGRIREYLDTGILPEKPSKEEVKAMILRHGELMLSFKGEFAGMREMRKHVAWYTAGYPNSAALRNDINAVETMDELCELIERRL
- a CDS encoding aldo/keto reductase, which translates into the protein MKKLGFGLMRLPLVNDDFAQPDKKQLCDMIDLFLEKGFQYFDTAWFYHNGQSEAAVKECLTDRYPRSAFLLADKMPLVLIREESELEEYFTTQLARCGVDYFDYYLIHDMGGNRRKTAEDTHVFEFLAEKKKAGLVKHIGFSFHDTADVLDGILTEHPEVDFVQIQLNYLDWENDTIQARKCYETAKRHGTPVIVMEPVKGGTLANIPQEAENLFRAYRPDLSAASWAIRFAASHENVMLVLSGMSNLEQVKDNLSYMENFTPFAEEEYALVQKAADIINSSIAIPCTGCAYCINKCPKNIAIPKYFALYNADMQELATKAWTAQTMLYSHFSEQFGKAGDCIECGRCEKMCPQHLPIREWVKKVADRFEGRHTA
- a CDS encoding N-acetylmuramoyl-L-alanine amidase codes for the protein MNHMRTVIIDAGHGGSDPGAVYNGRQEKDDALQLAFDLGSALERRGIRAEFTRVTDDYDSPQEKADIANRSDADFFVSIHLNAMPEPNTASGVENLVYSDKGLAGLLGRNIGEALASVGWTDLGVKERPGLVVLRKTRMPAVLIEAGFLDNDRDNEFFDANLAATADAIADGILRTFEQRDQMEAGEEPGFYMVQTGVFRVRAFADRELSRLRAQGFPAFLVAKNGLFYVRAGAFKQLDNAVRMERELRNLGYNTVIIQS
- a CDS encoding amidohydrolase, which gives rise to MSKTYDSELYSLLCDIWGYSETAFEEKKSCARMVEFLREQGFEVTTPIAGMDTAYVGVYGSGKPVICFLAEYDALHGMSQEADACRYAPLSSEERGHGCGHHLLGTGAIGAALLYRDYLKEHGVSGTVKIVGCPAEESGSGKAYLARSGFFDDADAALTWHPSNYHMVDTGSSQACIQAFFDFHGVSSHAAAAPHLGRSALDAVEIMDVGSNYLREHMEPAERVHYAIINSGGQSPNVVQAEARVKYLIRSTSAKKVKKLYERVCDVARGAALITGTTVDIIFDEGLYDTMPNFALEDVLRESYLKVGIPEYTKEEREYAGKFKASFDEEELFADLPIAVKDIMALKDNIMESELCDMFVDRIHSEECAPGSTDVGDVSWVVPTAQIRVNCYSYGAGAHSWQWTGQGKSTIALKGCLTAARVLADAAVTLTEKPELLTKAREEFDKRMKGQKYECLIPADVEPHLY
- a CDS encoding SDR family oxidoreductase, with the protein product MLLNGKTAVITGGTRGIGYAVAKKYLENGARVVLFGSKKETAAAAVASLKEINPDWKVNGMWPDLKNPEEIADALRQVQETCGSLDILVNNAGISQSTPLYDYDPADFRKIMDLNVLSILYASQAAAKLMKKQGGGVIINTSSMVSLYGQPSGVGYPASKFAVNGITKSLARELGRDGIRVNAVAPGVTETDMVKALPDEMIKPLIATIPLGRIGTPEDVANAFLFLASDMAAYVSGEILSVDGAARS
- a CDS encoding cation-translocating P-type ATPase gives rise to the protein MKEYLSSIRDVLENQKTTSEGLSSKEAESRLQKYGKNRLAEGKKESLFKRFLDELADPMILILLAAAVISGITAYFEGESFADVIIILLVVVINAVLGVVQESKAEAAIAALQEIAAATSKVLRDGKTVILKSEELVPGDIVLLEAGDSVPADGRIIESASMKIEEAALTGESVPVGKIADLLNLNGEKDVALGDRKNMMYMGSTVVYGRGKAVVTQTGMDTEMGKIADALAKAQDEETPLQLKLNQLSKLLTVLVLGICAVIFAVGLFRAQAGPEGITGGTILNTFMVAVSLAVAAIPEGLAAVVTIVLSIGVTNMSRRNAIIRKLTAVETLGCTQIICSDKTGTLTQNRMTVTAHSCSDQKRLMTAMALCSDAEFDGEAGYAVGEPTECALVNDAEKNGLPKKELSREYVRVAEAPFDSMRKMMSTVHKMPDGNFIQFTKGAPDEVLKRCTMALVDGKTVPMTEEIRNAALKDNKDMADRALRVLCAAQREWDSLPSNPSPETLECGLTYLGLSGMIDPVRPEVKAAIGECRRAGIRPIMITGDHKDTAAAIAMELGIIHDPSQAITGAMLNEMDDEQFYNDIERYSVYARVQPEHKVRIVNAWKKKGMITAMTGDGVNDAPSIKSADIGIGMGITGTDVTKNVADMVLADDNFATIVSAVEEGRRIYANIRKAIQFLLASNLAEVLSIFFATLIGFTILKPVHLLWINLITDCFPALALGMEKPESDIMDQPPRDPKEGIFAGGMGFDVFFQGAVVTVLVMASYLLGHYMESGVWEFVDSPDGTTMAFLTLSMVEICHSLNMRSRRGSLFAMKTRNVFLYGAMAVSLVLTTAVIEIPFLANAFSFTPIDLKEYLAALLLAVLIIPIMEIVKFVQRKMGK